The following coding sequences lie in one Saccopteryx bilineata isolate mSacBil1 chromosome X, mSacBil1_pri_phased_curated, whole genome shotgun sequence genomic window:
- the POU3F4 gene encoding POU domain, class 3, transcription factor 4, producing the protein MATAASNPYSILSSSSLVHADSAGMQQGSPFRNPQKLLQSDYLQGVPSNGHPLGHHWVTSLSDGGPWSSALATSPLDQQDVKPGREDLQLGAIIHHRSPHVAHHSPHTTHPNAWGTSPAPNPSITSSSQPLNVYSQPGFTVSGMLEHGGLTPPPASASAQSLHPVLREPPDHSDLGSHHCQDHSDEETPTSDELEQFAKQFKQRRIKLGFTQADVGLALGTLYGNVFSQTTICRFEALQLSFKNMCKLKPLLNKWLEEADSSTGSPTSIDKIAAQGRKRKKRTSIEVSVKGVLETHFLKCPKPAAQEISSLADSLQLEKEVVRVWFCNRRQKEKRMTPPGDQPPHEVYSHTVKTDTSCHDL; encoded by the coding sequence ATGGCCACAGCTGCCTCGAATCCCTACAGCATTCTCAGTTCCAGCTCTCTGGTCCATGCGGACTCTGCCGGCATGCAGCAGGGGAGTCCTTTCCGAAACCCTCAGAAACTTCTCCAAAGTGATTACTTGCAGGGAGTTCCTAGCAATGGGCATCCCCTTGGGCATCATTGGGTGACTAGTCTGAGCGACGGAGGCCCCTGGTCATCCGCACTGGCCACCAGCCCTTTGGACCAGCAGGACGTGAAGCCCGGGCGCGAAGACCTGCAACTGGGCGCAATCATCCATCACCGCTCGCCTCACGTCGCTCACCACTCTCCGCACACTACCCACCCCAATGCCTGGGGGACCAGCCCGGCTCCGAACCCGTCCATCACGTCCAGCAGCCAACCCCTTAACGTGTACTCGCAGCCGGGCTTCACTGTGAGCGGCATGCTAGAGCACGGGGGGCTCACGCCGCCGCCGGCTTCTGCCTCGGCGCAAAGCCTCCACCCGGTGCTCCGGGAGCCCCCGGATCACAGCGACCTAGGCTCGCACCACTGCCAGGACCACTCGGACGAGGAGACGCCAACCTCCGATGAGTTGGAACAGTTCGCCAAACAGTTCAAACAAAGAAGAATCAAGTTGGGTTTCACGCAGGCTGACGTGGGGCTGGCGCTGGGCACCCTGTACGGCAACGTGTTCTCGCAGACCACCATCTGCAGGTTCGAGGCCTTGCAACTGAGCTTCAAAAACATGTGCAAGCTGAAGCCTTTGCTGAACAAGTGGCTGGAGGAGGCGGACTCGTCCACCGGGAGCCCGACCAGCATTGACAAGATCGCCGCGCAGGGTCGTAAGCGCAAGAAGCGCACCTCCATCGAGGTGAGTGTCAAGGGGGTACTGGAGACGCATTTTCTCAAGTGTCCCAAGCCCGCCGCGCAGGAGATTTCCTCGCTGGCGGACAGCCTCCAGTTGGAGAAAGAAGTGGTGCGTGTCTGGTTCTGTAAtcgaagacagaaagagaaaagaatgactCCACCAGGGGATCAGCCGCCACATGAGGTTTATTCGCACACCGTGAAAACTGACACGTCCTGCCACGATCTCTGA